GCGACGATTCCTGGCCATGACCGGGGCCGACCGACTGCTGGCTGCCGGTCGCACGGCCACCAATCCCAACCCCTGGCTGCGCATGAACCTGCGCCGCAATGAGGCCGGCGTGAATAGGCTCAAGATTACCCTCATGCCCAACGACACTTACACGGTCGAGTTCTACCACCAGCAGCTCGTCGACTGCGAGGCTGTTATCACCCGCAAGCAAACCTTCGACCTCGTGTACGGCGAAGACCTGCCGGGTCTGTTCACGTCGGTCACTGGCTACGCTACCCACCTGTAACGGCCGACCCAATGAAAGCCACTCAAGCCCCAACCATCTGCCACCCGGACTGGAACCGGTTTCGCAGCCGGGTAATTGCCGCCGTGACCGACGTGGAAGCCCAGATGCAACAACTGGGCAAGAGCCTGAACTACGAGGGCCTGGCCTGCGAGGTAGCCCCGCGGCTCGGGCTGGAGATTGACACGCCGGACGATTTTGACGTGCTCGAAAAGCTGGTGCGGGCCATCCGGCCCATTGCCCAGGAAGCCTTGCGCTGCACCCGCGAGGACCAGGGCGGGCAGTTTGCCTTGGTATTGTTGTAGAGGGGCCAGCCATAGTTGGCAGGTGAAATAATATGCCGCTGCCGAATTGGTCATCAATTGCGTTGGGCCGTAATAATGCCAATTTAGCAACGTTTTTTTACGGCATGAAAACTCCGAAGTCATCCCCGCCCAGCGTGCACGTGCAGCCGTTGGAGCGCGAGCAGCTGCCCGTCGCCCCCGTTGCCTGTAGCTCACTGGCCGAGCTGATTCACTCATTGGGTACCCGCAAAGAGGTAGCCGAGGCCTGGAAAGTAGTACCACGCACCCTGGCCCTGCGGATGCAGAAACCCGAAACCGCCACCCTGGAGGAGCTGCAGCGCTTGGCCGTGCTCGCCCGTCTTGACCTGCCCACCGTGTTCGAGCTGGCGTACTATCAGATGCAGCACCCGGTGGCCGTGCCGGCGCCGCAGCTGGGGCGCCCCAAGCAGCAGCATTAGGGCGCGGGCTGACCTATGAAGGCACTTGTGGCGGGAATGCGCGGAACCGTTCGCGTAGTCGTGGTGCATTTCGCGGCTAACTTTTTACCATTCGTCCTTTTTTCGCCCCGGGCCTACGCGCAGCCGGTAGCTTCGCAGTGTCCACCTGGTTGCCAAGGCACCAGAAATTGTAGACCATCGGTCGAATTTGGGTGCTGCACGAGCCGCCGCAGCGCCTACCCCGACCCGCTTAATCCTGAACCCGCATGGAAGCAGAATGCCCGGTAGTAGTTCCGTTGCCTTTCCCCGACTTACAGCTGACCGTGTCCTACGCCGAGGCGCTTTGCTACGCACAGGGGCGCTTGAAAATGCTGGGCAGCGGGGGCCTGAAGCCCTTTTGCGCGGCGCATCAGCTCACGTACCCCAACATCATCAACCTGAAAAACGGCAAGCTCAAACGCGAGGAGCCGCGTCTGCTCCAGCGGCTGCTGGGCTGCCTGGCAGTACCCACCGAGCTGTTGCAGTATCCGCTGGATAGTAAAACGCCGTGCTTTCTGCTGCCGGATGCTGGGGCCCTGACCACGTTCCGCGACCAGCTCCAATTTCTGACAAAAGCCGAATAACCTTTTATTGGGAGCCTTTCAGCCAGTAAAAACGTTGCTTACAGTGTACTCACGCGCTTAATCAATTCCCTTATGCAAGAGCCCATCACTTATTCTGAGCGGGAGAAAACCCCGGCCCAGCGGCAGGAACTCATCGACAATGCCCGGGCCTGGAGTGTGGCGCAGGGAGCCGTGCCTAGTGCCCGCGCGGAAGCGCTGTATGCCCGCTACGTGGCGGGGGAGATGACCCTGCAAGGCGTCACCGAGGAACTGCGGCGCCAGGATGCCCCCCGCGTAGCAGCGGCGGCCGCTCAGGCCGCATTCGGAACGAATGACACTGGGATTACTACCCCGCGTCGCGCGGAAATGCAGCCGGAGCAGGACTTTCTGACCTAATGCCCGCCATGAACATCGAAACCCGTCCGGGCTGAACCCGGACGGGTTATTTTTTTACTAAACCAGCAGCTTGTGGCAATTCAGGACGGATTCTTCAACGCCCGCGACCAGGTTATCTACAATCGACTAGGCATCACCAATGCCGAGCAGTTGCGCCAAGTAGAAGCTGACTACTCGATCCCGATAATGGCCCAGTTGCTGGCGGGCACGTTGGAGATACCCGGCCAGTTCAACGCCGCGCACCTGAAGCAGATCCACCGAACCCTGTTTCAGGACGTATATGATTGGGCCGGCCAAACCCGGGCCCATGGACCCGAAGGTCCTTTTCAGGGTCAAAAACCGGCCTTCGTGCTCAATCCGCAGGGCGACATGATGCGGTATGCGCCCTACGCGCAGCTCGACCAGCGGCTGGATGCTATTGGTGCCCAGCTTCAGCAGGAAAATACGCTGCGGGGCCTGAGCCCGGCACAGTTCGCTGAACGGGCAGCATACTACTTCGACCAGTACAATCATGCGCATGCCTTCCGAGAAGGTAATGGGCGCACCATTCAGGGGGTACTAGCCGTACTGGGCCGGCAGGCCGGGTACCAGGTTGAATTGAAGCCGGCTGCGGCTGCTCAGCTCAACAACGCGCGCGACCTGGCTATTATCCGGCCCCACGGGCCCGGGCAGCCCGTGAAAAATCTGGAACCGTTGACCTTACTGTTACGCTCAGGTATTACTCCACTGCCCGGACCGGAAGCCGTCCACTGGCGCGACCCCAGCCAGGCGCGGCCGCTGACCGAACCCACGCCTGCTATGCAGCGCATGGAAGCTCAGCGGGTACTGCAGGCTAGTGCCTACGTCATCGGGGCGGCCTTACGCGACATTGACCGGGGCGATACCACCCGGGGTAATCAACTGTTGCAGCAAATGACGCTGGTGCTGCACGATCCTGCCCGGGCTGGGGAGCAGAGTGCAAGCCTGCAGCAGGCCGCCTTGGAGGTGTCCAAGCACCCGATGTTACGGCAGGAAGCACCACTCATGCAACAGGCCGTGGCCCTGGCCCACAGCGTGCAGCAGCTGGTGCAGCTGGACTCACTTGCACGGAAAAAGACGCAAAACCAATCCCCTAGCGATACGGTAGCAGCTCCTAAACGCCGGGGGCCAAGATTGTAGTAGTTAGTTAAGATTCATGCGTTGCTGCACCTCCCCAATGGCCGCGATGTAACGGGTGAACAGGTCGAGTGCACCCCGACGGGAGGTAGTTATCACCTCATACACGCCAGTGCCGGAACGGAAGACATACTCGGAATAGGCACATTTAGGAATCTGGCGGTTGTTGTTGAAACGCCGGTCAGGAGAACCGCTTTTGTTCACGTAGCGCCACGTATGGCCAACAATTGTCGCATCCGAAGGAACGCTGCCATCTTCAATGAACGTAGAGTCCCGCGAGATAAGGTGAAGATTTTTATAGAAGACGGCCGCGAACTGGTTGTTGCGACGAATGACCAAGCGTTCAGGAAAAAAGTATAGTTCAGTGTTGCGCAGCCCCAGATACGGAATGGGAACATTGGTTTGCAAATGACGGGTGGGCTTCCGGTTCAAGGATACGCCCCCAAGACCGATGCGCGAAATGGCATTACTGGCCCCGGCATTGCGCCGTCGGTCGTTGATACGTTCGGAGTGTAGGTACTGCCAGACCCTGTGCGAGTTGGAAATCTGACCAAAGGCTTTCAGAAAGTCGGCGTGTACCTGGGCTAAATCGTCGTTGAACTCATAGTTGATTTCCAGTGTCAGACGCCTTTTGTCAATCCGCGCCAGGTATATGTAAGCGGCTAACACAGCCGCCAGGCAAAAGGCCAGACCAGTCCAGAATAAGCCAGGCTGCTCGTCTAAGCGCAGGTATTGTTTGACTTCCGGAACGCGTGCAATACGGGCGAATTTCTTGGAAACGTACTGCCCAGTCGACACCCCATACCAGTGGTTCATGGTACTGTCAGTAAGGGGGAGCATGCTACCGTAAATCGCCGAGCCGACTACGGGAGCTTCCGGGTCGGGCTGCTGCCGAATCTTGATGCCACTGGAAGCGGTGATTTCCACCTTCGGGATGATGGTTTCCTCCGTGCGCGTGACTTGGCCGAAGTAGCTGAATAAGCCAACGCCTAATAGCAGGGCTAAGGCCAGCGTACCCCACTTGGCAAATGAAAT
This sequence is a window from Hymenobacter oligotrophus. Protein-coding genes within it:
- a CDS encoding DUF4236 domain-containing protein, whose amino-acid sequence is MGFSFRKSISFGPMRVNLSTRGIGYSAGVKGARIGVNQRGTYVSLGAGGIQYRKYLQHTTPHSPSYPPAPLPTAQGHLHTITSDEITQLSDVDSQDFINELTEKAAKISFAKWGTLALALLLGVGLFSYFGQVTRTEETIIPKVEITASSGIKIRQQPDPEAPVVGSAIYGSMLPLTDSTMNHWYGVSTGQYVSKKFARIARVPEVKQYLRLDEQPGLFWTGLAFCLAAVLAAYIYLARIDKRRLTLEINYEFNDDLAQVHADFLKAFGQISNSHRVWQYLHSERINDRRRNAGASNAISRIGLGGVSLNRKPTRHLQTNVPIPYLGLRNTELYFFPERLVIRRNNQFAAVFYKNLHLISRDSTFIEDGSVPSDATIVGHTWRYVNKSGSPDRRFNNNRQIPKCAYSEYVFRSGTGVYEVITTSRRGALDLFTRYIAAIGEVQQRMNLN
- a CDS encoding Fic/DOC family protein, which gives rise to MAIQDGFFNARDQVIYNRLGITNAEQLRQVEADYSIPIMAQLLAGTLEIPGQFNAAHLKQIHRTLFQDVYDWAGQTRAHGPEGPFQGQKPAFVLNPQGDMMRYAPYAQLDQRLDAIGAQLQQENTLRGLSPAQFAERAAYYFDQYNHAHAFREGNGRTIQGVLAVLGRQAGYQVELKPAAAAQLNNARDLAIIRPHGPGQPVKNLEPLTLLLRSGITPLPGPEAVHWRDPSQARPLTEPTPAMQRMEAQRVLQASAYVIGAALRDIDRGDTTRGNQLLQQMTLVLHDPARAGEQSASLQQAALEVSKHPMLRQEAPLMQQAVALAHSVQQLVQLDSLARKKTQNQSPSDTVAAPKRRGPRL
- a CDS encoding antitoxin VbhA family protein — its product is MQEPITYSEREKTPAQRQELIDNARAWSVAQGAVPSARAEALYARYVAGEMTLQGVTEELRRQDAPRVAAAAAQAAFGTNDTGITTPRRAEMQPEQDFLT